A genomic region of Nostoc sp. UHCC 0702 contains the following coding sequences:
- a CDS encoding SDR family NAD(P)-dependent oxidoreductase — MSNVSNQVQNLSAEQKRAMLAKLLQEKAKKTAEGQCIHRWFEQRVAQTPEAVAVVAGDHQFTYRQLNQQANQLAHYLQTLGVEPESFVGVCMNPAWETVVTVLAILKAGAAYVPLESHLIPEQINFILKDIQASVIITQEHYQAYFSAYPTICIEKDWQEISKYSESDYISTIAAQNLAAVIYTGKLGVAVEHYSWYQRIDWLQQKWQLSVSDAVLYKSPLTTASAIWEIFWPLVTGGRVIVATTTDNPASFTELIAAHQISWAHFVPSELGLWLKSLTATSNQDLRSLRGIICSGEPLSQTLVEQFNQQLDCELYYVWSLPETGGEITWQLCQSGNERNFQPVGRPPNKSVYILDQSQKLLPIGLIGEVCVAGAGLARGYFHAIIQTSQTFITNLFTENTRLYKTGELGRLLDDGSLELTGFRQRQAWIRGFRIDLPIIESTLLTSPIVEDCRVIARTSIAGVSELVAYVVLSSPSSPAQLQVYLQNLLPAYLLPHAYVSVTALPLTATRQIDEAALTRLTVIDSELVQKWEEKLRLLPAVEQVAVVTPEQSKISPPLHLWDLLAECKTITRDEPITVPTSESEIVSQPQSKKLAISDGGKLHITADTPTTLPQILQYSALGMAIQGITYIQPDGTDSFQSYPSLLADAERILAGLRRYGLKPQDKVIFQLEQNQDFIPAFWGCVLGGFVPVPVAVAPSYEQSNSAIAKLQNAWQMLDQPLVLASDKIVSPLSNLTQALNLENFQVASIAQLRQPEPDHNWHPSQPEDVALIMLTSGSTGMPKGVLLKHRNLLSRTIGSIQINDFSSADITLNWMPLDHVAGIIYFHIRDVYLGCQQIHAPIELVLQNPLKWLDWIEQFQVTVTFAPNFAFGLINDKATTIKQQHWDLSSIRYVLNGGEAIVAKTARQFLELLTPHGLPATAMFPAWGMAEVSSGVTYSHNFGLDSTSNDDSFVQVGVPIPGVCLRIIDHRNQVVEEETIGHLQISGLTLTSGYYGNPELNKGAFTEDGWFITGDLGFLRKGCLTITGRAKDIIIINGNNYYSHEIEGAVEELENIEVSYTAAVAVRQLDNNTDNLVIFFSPVVADDTEILKTFKAIRSHVIQKIGVNPDYLVPVAKEVIPKTSIGKIQRSQLSKSFATGEFNEIVKKFDILMGNSNTLPNWFYQKVWQHKQASNIASVMPTGTTLIFVDGLGLGEWISTQLEQQQIPCIQVAIASEFAKIATNKYSISPNNPDHYRLLLESLAQKVHKISQILHLWTYNNYTEIASLADLAAAQAIATNSLLFLVQALAQVQDSSQPVQLQVISSYVQGISPDDPIAFAKSPMLGLVKTIPQEMPWLSCRHLDLPITPVATNGAYILSELLTATKAREVAYRDGKRLIARLAPADFSHAAKQSLPFKIGGMYLLTGGLGDIGLELAQYLLQTYQAQLLLIGRTPLSQIKESAKLAAYKSLSQLGGKVEYHAVDVCDLAQLQQIVSQAESQWSCQLDGIIHLAAVYQEHLLTEETSDSFAATLKPKVIGTWVLHQLLQNKPSSLFISFSSVASFFGGAMVGAYTAANNFLESFCQSQRSQTALQSYCFAWGSWEGLGISRNSQMNKLTQARGYSVISAKQALYSLLAGLHHNQPHLFIGLDGNNPNIRRFVDTDVTNVQYLSAYMTAKEQLAIAEMQSIEICDRFQTKSSCDFIHLETLPLTDTGEIDQAQLIALASQAQHLSQTKVAPRTAVEAQIVEIWQEILGVPQVGIYDNFFELGGNSLVAVQLISRLQANFKVELALSNLLTAQTVADLAALLEQPTANFASPLVAIQPQGEQTPYFFIHPIGGNIICYGELARHLGNQQPVYGLQSPGLSGNSQPLKNIAEMATSYISAIQTIQPQGPYYLGGWSLGGIIAWEMAQQLQAAGQEVAQLVLIDSYAAPMLNIPQNQDRATLIATALEDLGKIAGKKVTCAIAHMQQLSLDEQLKYVRAQAQQANLIPADCSLEQIRQILEVFQANHEAWYAYAPQSYVGNVTLFSASEQIPQAKQDAVQYWSKMVTGRVNAYNIPGNHYTILQPPQVQILSEKLK; from the coding sequence ATGAGTAATGTTTCTAACCAGGTACAGAACCTTTCAGCCGAGCAGAAGCGAGCAATGCTGGCTAAACTGCTGCAAGAAAAAGCAAAAAAAACGGCTGAGGGACAGTGCATTCATCGGTGGTTTGAGCAGCGTGTGGCACAAACGCCAGAAGCGGTGGCAGTAGTGGCGGGTGATCACCAATTCACCTATCGCCAACTCAACCAACAAGCCAACCAACTTGCCCACTATCTGCAAACTCTAGGCGTTGAGCCAGAATCCTTTGTAGGTGTGTGCATGAATCCTGCTTGGGAAACTGTGGTGACAGTATTGGCTATCCTCAAAGCTGGTGCGGCTTATGTCCCCTTGGAATCCCATCTCATCCCAGAACAAATTAATTTCATCCTTAAAGATATCCAAGCGTCGGTAATCATTACTCAAGAGCATTACCAAGCTTATTTTTCCGCCTATCCCACCATCTGCATCGAGAAGGATTGGCAGGAAATTAGTAAATATAGTGAATCCGATTATATCAGTACAATAGCGGCACAAAATCTAGCAGCAGTAATTTATACCGGAAAATTAGGTGTAGCTGTTGAACATTACAGTTGGTATCAGCGTATCGATTGGTTGCAACAAAAGTGGCAATTGTCTGTATCCGATGCGGTTCTCTACAAATCACCCTTAACCACAGCCTCGGCAATTTGGGAAATCTTCTGGCCTTTGGTAACTGGGGGCAGGGTGATAGTTGCTACTACGACTGATAATCCAGCAAGTTTCACTGAGTTAATTGCTGCACATCAAATTAGCTGGGCGCACTTTGTCCCTAGCGAACTAGGGCTTTGGCTAAAGTCTTTAACAGCGACAAGTAACCAAGATTTGCGATCGCTCCGGGGAATTATCTGTAGTGGTGAGCCACTATCCCAAACCTTAGTCGAACAGTTTAACCAACAATTAGACTGTGAACTTTACTATGTCTGGAGCTTACCAGAAACTGGGGGTGAAATCACTTGGCAACTATGTCAGTCAGGTAACGAACGCAATTTCCAACCAGTGGGTCGTCCGCCCAATAAATCTGTTTATATTTTAGACCAGTCACAAAAATTACTTCCCATCGGGCTAATTGGGGAAGTGTGTGTGGCAGGTGCGGGTTTGGCGCGGGGCTACTTCCATGCTATTATCCAGACTTCCCAAACATTTATTACCAATCTTTTCACGGAAAATACTCGACTATACAAAACTGGTGAACTGGGACGCTTACTAGACGATGGTAGTTTGGAGTTAACCGGATTTCGGCAACGCCAAGCCTGGATTCGTGGTTTCCGCATCGATTTGCCGATAATTGAATCCACTTTACTTACTTCCCCCATCGTGGAAGATTGTCGAGTCATAGCCAGAACCAGCATTGCAGGCGTATCGGAACTGGTGGCTTATGTGGTACTATCCAGCCCATCTTCCCCAGCACAGTTACAAGTTTACTTACAAAATCTCCTACCTGCTTATCTGCTGCCTCATGCCTACGTCTCAGTTACTGCCCTTCCCCTCACCGCCACCAGACAGATAGATGAAGCCGCTTTGACTCGCTTGACAGTGATTGACTCAGAGTTAGTACAGAAGTGGGAAGAGAAATTGCGATTGCTCCCAGCCGTTGAGCAAGTGGCAGTTGTCACCCCAGAACAATCCAAAATCTCTCCGCCTCTGCATTTGTGGGATTTGCTGGCGGAGTGTAAGACCATTACTAGAGATGAACCAATTACAGTTCCTACATCTGAATCCGAGATTGTTAGTCAACCCCAGAGCAAAAAACTAGCGATTAGCGATGGCGGGAAACTGCACATCACGGCTGATACACCCACAACTCTGCCGCAAATTCTCCAGTATTCTGCCCTGGGGATGGCAATCCAGGGGATAACTTATATTCAACCTGACGGCACAGATAGTTTTCAATCTTACCCTTCTTTATTAGCAGATGCCGAGAGGATTTTGGCTGGACTGCGCCGTTATGGTTTAAAACCACAAGATAAAGTTATTTTTCAACTAGAACAAAACCAAGATTTTATTCCGGCTTTTTGGGGGTGTGTGTTGGGGGGTTTTGTCCCTGTACCCGTAGCTGTTGCACCCAGTTATGAGCAATCGAATAGTGCGATCGCCAAACTCCAAAATGCTTGGCAAATGTTGGATCAGCCTCTGGTTCTCGCTAGCGATAAAATCGTCTCACCTCTATCAAACTTAACGCAGGCTTTAAATTTAGAGAATTTTCAAGTTGCATCCATTGCACAGTTGCGTCAGCCAGAACCAGACCATAACTGGCATCCTAGTCAGCCGGAAGATGTGGCTTTAATCATGCTCACTTCGGGTAGTACAGGTATGCCCAAAGGCGTATTACTCAAGCATCGCAACTTATTAAGCAGAACTATTGGCTCAATTCAAATTAACGATTTTTCCAGTGCAGACATTACTTTAAACTGGATGCCTTTAGACCATGTGGCGGGGATTATCTATTTTCATATCCGGGATGTGTATTTGGGTTGTCAGCAAATTCATGCTCCCATCGAACTAGTTTTACAAAATCCCCTAAAATGGCTGGATTGGATTGAGCAGTTTCAAGTCACTGTCACCTTTGCACCGAACTTCGCCTTTGGTTTAATCAATGACAAGGCCACAACAATTAAACAACAACATTGGGATTTATCTTCAATTCGGTATGTCTTAAATGGGGGCGAGGCTATAGTCGCCAAAACAGCAAGGCAATTTTTGGAATTATTAACTCCCCACGGACTACCAGCTACAGCGATGTTTCCCGCCTGGGGTATGGCAGAGGTATCATCGGGTGTCACGTATTCCCACAATTTTGGTCTTGACTCCACCAGTAATGATGATTCCTTTGTGCAAGTGGGCGTGCCAATTCCTGGGGTGTGTTTGCGAATTATCGATCACCGAAATCAGGTGGTGGAGGAAGAGACAATTGGTCACTTACAAATTAGTGGTTTGACTTTGACCTCTGGCTATTACGGCAATCCAGAACTGAACAAAGGAGCATTTACAGAAGACGGTTGGTTTATTACAGGTGATTTGGGTTTCCTGCGCAAAGGGTGTTTAACTATCACCGGTCGTGCCAAAGATATCATCATCATCAATGGCAATAATTATTACAGCCACGAAATCGAAGGAGCAGTCGAAGAACTAGAGAATATCGAGGTCTCCTATACTGCTGCGGTGGCGGTACGTCAGCTAGATAACAATACTGACAATTTAGTCATATTCTTTAGTCCGGTTGTCGCCGATGACACAGAGATTTTAAAGACATTCAAAGCTATTCGCTCCCATGTCATCCAAAAAATCGGTGTCAATCCTGACTATCTTGTACCAGTAGCTAAAGAAGTCATCCCCAAAACCTCGATTGGCAAGATTCAGCGATCGCAACTCAGCAAGAGTTTTGCTACTGGCGAATTTAATGAGATTGTCAAAAAGTTTGACATTTTAATGGGGAACAGCAACACTCTCCCCAATTGGTTTTATCAAAAAGTTTGGCAGCACAAACAAGCCTCAAACATCGCTAGTGTCATGCCCACAGGCACAACCTTAATTTTCGTCGATGGTTTAGGGTTGGGAGAGTGGATCAGCACTCAGCTAGAACAGCAGCAAATACCTTGTATTCAAGTGGCGATCGCCTCGGAATTTGCCAAAATTGCTACCAATAAGTACAGTATTTCGCCTAATAATCCAGACCACTATCGCCTATTGCTAGAGTCTTTGGCTCAAAAGGTCCATAAAATTAGCCAAATTTTACACCTGTGGACATACAACAACTATACCGAAATTGCGAGTTTGGCAGATTTAGCAGCAGCACAAGCGATCGCCACTAATAGTCTACTGTTTTTAGTGCAAGCCTTGGCACAGGTGCAAGATTCTAGTCAGCCAGTCCAGTTACAGGTCATTTCTAGCTACGTCCAAGGAATTTCACCCGATGACCCCATCGCCTTTGCCAAATCGCCAATGCTCGGTTTGGTGAAAACCATTCCCCAAGAAATGCCTTGGTTGAGTTGTCGTCATCTCGACTTACCAATCACACCAGTAGCCACAAATGGTGCATACATTTTGTCAGAACTATTAACAGCTACCAAAGCACGAGAAGTAGCTTATCGAGATGGTAAGCGTTTAATCGCTCGACTCGCGCCAGCCGATTTCTCTCATGCAGCCAAACAGTCTCTACCGTTCAAAATCGGTGGAATGTATTTACTGACTGGTGGCTTGGGGGATATTGGCCTAGAGTTAGCCCAGTATCTTTTACAAACCTACCAAGCGCAATTGTTGCTCATCGGTCGCACTCCCCTATCACAAATTAAAGAATCGGCGAAACTAGCAGCTTATAAAAGCTTGAGCCAGTTAGGAGGAAAAGTTGAGTATCATGCAGTAGATGTTTGTGATTTAGCTCAATTACAACAGATTGTGAGCCAAGCCGAGTCACAATGGAGTTGTCAACTGGATGGGATCATTCACCTTGCAGCCGTTTACCAAGAACATTTACTCACTGAAGAAACATCAGATAGCTTTGCTGCAACCCTCAAACCAAAAGTGATCGGCACTTGGGTTCTACATCAACTACTCCAAAACAAACCCAGTAGTTTATTTATCAGTTTTTCTTCTGTTGCCAGCTTCTTCGGCGGAGCAATGGTAGGTGCTTATACAGCCGCCAACAATTTCCTAGAAAGCTTCTGTCAATCCCAGCGATCGCAAACGGCGTTACAGAGTTATTGTTTTGCTTGGGGTAGTTGGGAAGGCTTGGGTATCAGCCGCAATTCCCAAATGAACAAGCTCACCCAAGCACGGGGTTACAGTGTCATCTCAGCTAAACAAGCTTTGTACTCATTGTTAGCTGGTTTACACCACAACCAACCACATTTATTCATCGGTTTAGATGGTAACAACCCCAATATTCGCCGATTTGTCGATACAGATGTAACAAATGTGCAGTACCTATCTGCATATATGACTGCAAAAGAACAGCTAGCGATAGCCGAAATGCAAAGCATAGAAATATGTGATCGCTTCCAAACTAAGAGCAGTTGTGATTTCATCCACCTAGAAACCTTGCCCCTGACGGATACAGGCGAGATTGATCAAGCACAACTCATCGCTTTAGCTAGTCAGGCGCAACATCTATCTCAAACTAAAGTTGCACCCCGTACAGCCGTAGAAGCTCAGATTGTCGAGATTTGGCAAGAAATTCTTGGTGTCCCACAAGTAGGGATCTACGACAACTTCTTTGAATTAGGTGGTAACTCTCTCGTAGCAGTGCAGCTAATTTCAAGGTTACAAGCTAACTTTAAAGTCGAGTTAGCCTTGAGTAACTTGCTCACAGCCCAAACTGTCGCCGATTTAGCCGCGCTTCTAGAGCAACCCACGGCTAATTTTGCTTCTCCCCTAGTGGCAATTCAACCACAGGGTGAACAAACCCCATACTTTTTCATCCACCCCATTGGCGGTAATATCATCTGCTACGGGGAATTAGCGCGTCATCTTGGCAATCAACAACCTGTCTACGGCTTGCAGTCACCAGGGTTAAGCGGTAATAGCCAACCCCTCAAGAATATTGCAGAGATGGCAACTAGCTATATATCTGCTATCCAAACCATCCAACCCCAAGGGCCATACTACCTGGGTGGTTGGTCACTCGGTGGCATCATCGCCTGGGAGATGGCGCAACAACTACAAGCAGCAGGACAGGAGGTAGCCCAACTCGTACTCATTGATAGTTATGCTGCACCGATGTTAAATATTCCCCAAAACCAGGATCGCGCCACACTCATAGCTACGGCCTTGGAAGATTTGGGTAAAATCGCTGGCAAGAAAGTGACTTGTGCGATCGCCCACATGCAACAGTTGAGTTTAGATGAGCAATTAAAATATGTCCGCGCCCAAGCCCAACAAGCCAACCTCATCCCAGCCGATTGCAGCCTGGAGCAAATACGACAAATCTTAGAAGTATTCCAAGCCAATCACGAAGCTTGGTATGCTTACGCCCCCCAGTCTTATGTTGGCAATGTCACACTGTTCTCTGCCAGTGAACAGATTCCCCAAGCCAAGCAAGACGCTGTGCAGTACTGGAGCAAGATGGTTACTGGTCGTGTAAATGCTTACAACATACCTGGTAATCATTACACCATCCTGCAACCACCCCAAGTTCAAATTCTCAGCGAAAAGCTGAAATAA